A genomic region of Gimesia chilikensis contains the following coding sequences:
- a CDS encoding stage II sporulation protein M: protein MNKHKFIQQRRPQWKRFEEFLYGTSRKSLSKLEAEQITEFSRLLREVSHDLATIRSRGWGHDLISYLNDLVARGHNLFYGAPPSNLSVFYRYVSLEFPRLFRANIGYFLTACLLFFLPLGISWYVVQNNPSLASRVIPEEIMSRFDTMYSDHGESDPDNASEEDSESESEGRSSFGDERATMAGFYINNNVGIALKCFALGILLGIGTVYTLLFNGIFLGAVSGYVISQGHGERFLSFVISHGSFELTAIAVAGGAGLMLGNALIHPGQRTRFQSLQVRGLEAVQIAGGAAVMLVVAALIEAFWSPSDISPMLKYSVGGVLWLIVFLYLAFAGLQSDEVRESAAQPVGPEKPGELPSA, encoded by the coding sequence ATGAATAAGCATAAGTTCATTCAGCAACGCAGACCCCAGTGGAAACGATTCGAAGAATTTCTGTACGGCACCTCCCGCAAATCCCTGTCCAAACTGGAAGCGGAACAGATCACGGAATTTTCCCGGCTGCTTCGTGAAGTTTCTCACGATCTGGCCACAATTCGCTCCCGCGGCTGGGGACACGACCTGATCTCTTACCTGAACGATCTGGTCGCGCGAGGACATAACCTGTTTTATGGTGCCCCGCCCAGCAATCTCTCTGTTTTTTATCGCTATGTCTCCCTCGAATTTCCCCGTCTGTTTCGCGCCAACATCGGCTACTTCCTGACAGCCTGCCTGTTGTTCTTTCTGCCGCTGGGGATCAGCTGGTACGTGGTGCAGAACAACCCCAGTCTCGCCTCGCGGGTCATCCCCGAAGAAATCATGTCCCGCTTTGACACGATGTATTCAGACCATGGCGAGTCTGATCCGGACAATGCGAGCGAGGAGGATTCAGAGTCGGAATCAGAAGGGAGATCCAGCTTTGGAGATGAACGGGCAACCATGGCCGGTTTCTACATCAACAATAACGTGGGCATTGCACTGAAATGTTTCGCGCTGGGAATTCTACTCGGGATCGGCACCGTTTATACCCTGCTGTTTAATGGAATTTTTCTGGGAGCCGTCTCCGGTTACGTCATCAGCCAGGGACACGGTGAGCGTTTCTTAAGCTTTGTTATCTCCCACGGTTCTTTTGAACTGACGGCCATTGCCGTTGCGGGAGGCGCCGGACTGATGCTGGGAAATGCCCTGATTCATCCGGGCCAGAGAACGCGATTTCAGTCGTTACAGGTTCGCGGACTGGAAGCAGTGCAAATCGCAGGCGGCGCGGCTGTCATGCTGGTGGTAGCGGCATTGATCGAAGCCTTCTGGTCTCCTTCTGATATATCCCCCATGTTGAAGTACAGTGTCGGCGGCGTGCTCTGGTTGATAGTTTTTCTGTACCTCGCCTTTGCCGGACTCCAGTCTGATGAAGTACGTGAGTCCGCAGCTCAACCGGTTGGTCCTGAGAAACCAGGGGAGCTTCCATCGGCATGA